In one Aerosakkonema funiforme FACHB-1375 genomic region, the following are encoded:
- a CDS encoding RNA-guided endonuclease InsQ/TnpB family protein has protein sequence MLILEAKLCGKPEQFKALDEAIRTAQFIRNYCIRHWMDNAGVGQYDLSALTKDLAKQFAWCKKLNSSARQASAERAWTSIKRFYDNCKKQIPGKKGYPRFKKNVRSVEYKKSGWKLSEDRKTITLTDGFKAGTLKLRGGYDLHFYSINQIKRVRIVRRSDGYYVQLCVDVERKVKHNFTGKVTGIDLGLEHFYTDASCNQINNPRYLRKSEKRLKRLQKRLDKKAKGGKNRQKARQRLAKQHLRISRQRKDWLVKLASALVQSHDLIVYEDLQIKNLVKNHCLAKSINDASWGIFTNWVDYYAKIHGIVCVAVAPQYTSINCSNCGEEVRKTLSTRTHKCLCGLVLNRDRNAALNILAKCLEMLGIVLP, from the coding sequence ATGTTAATCCTCGAAGCAAAATTATGCGGAAAGCCTGAACAGTTCAAAGCCTTGGATGAGGCAATAAGAACTGCTCAGTTTATCCGTAATTATTGCATTCGACATTGGATGGATAATGCTGGTGTTGGACAATATGACCTATCCGCTCTTACCAAAGATTTAGCTAAACAATTTGCTTGGTGCAAAAAGCTTAACTCTAGTGCTAGACAAGCTAGTGCTGAAAGAGCCTGGACAAGCATTAAGCGGTTTTATGATAACTGCAAAAAGCAGATCCCTGGTAAGAAAGGGTATCCTCGCTTTAAAAAGAATGTCCGCTCAGTTGAGTATAAAAAAAGCGGATGGAAATTGTCGGAGGATAGGAAAACTATCACTCTGACGGATGGGTTTAAGGCGGGAACACTGAAACTGCGCGGAGGATATGACCTACATTTCTACTCAATTAATCAAATTAAAAGAGTAAGAATAGTCAGGCGCTCAGACGGCTATTACGTTCAACTTTGTGTTGACGTAGAAAGAAAGGTCAAACATAACTTCACAGGTAAGGTAACAGGAATTGATTTAGGCTTGGAACATTTTTATACAGATGCTTCATGCAATCAAATTAATAATCCTCGTTACTTAAGGAAGTCTGAAAAACGCCTTAAACGCTTGCAAAAACGGCTTGACAAAAAAGCCAAAGGTGGTAAAAATCGCCAGAAAGCTAGACAGCGATTAGCCAAGCAACATTTGCGAATAAGTAGACAGCGTAAAGACTGGTTAGTGAAACTTGCCAGTGCGTTAGTTCAATCTCACGATTTGATTGTCTACGAAGATCTGCAAATAAAAAACTTGGTAAAAAATCATTGTCTTGCCAAATCAATTAATGATGCCAGTTGGGGAATATTCACTAACTGGGTTGATTATTACGCTAAGATTCATGGAATTGTTTGTGTAGCAGTTGCACCACAATACACTTCCATTAATTGTTCTAATTGTGGCGAAGAAGTCCGAAAAACACTTAGCACCAGAACACATAAATGCTTGTGTGGACTGGTGCTAAATCGGGATCGTAATGCGGCACTAAACATCTTAGCCAAATGCTTAGAAATGCTTGGCATAGTATTGCCAA
- a CDS encoding manganese catalase family protein, with product MFFHKKETIQPVNIVEPNPRFAQLLLEQFGGATGELTAALQYWVQSFHCENAGIRDMLQDIAIEEFSHLEMVGKMIEQHTKNVDQTEAFKSTLFAVRGMGPHFLDSQGVAWTAAYINEGGDVVRDLRANIGAEAGARQTYEELIKLAPDGGSKNALVHLLTREISHTKMFMKALESLGKLTDPMFGNIPPDNTVDLYFNLSQNGKDERGPWNSEPHFRYVADPMKQKV from the coding sequence ATGTTCTTTCACAAAAAAGAAACGATTCAACCTGTAAATATTGTCGAGCCAAATCCTCGTTTTGCCCAGCTTCTTTTGGAGCAATTTGGTGGGGCAACGGGCGAACTGACAGCTGCTTTGCAATACTGGGTACAATCTTTTCACTGCGAAAATGCTGGCATTAGGGATATGCTGCAAGATATTGCGATCGAAGAATTTAGCCACCTAGAAATGGTGGGTAAAATGATCGAGCAGCACACTAAAAATGTTGACCAAACCGAAGCTTTCAAAAGTACCTTGTTTGCCGTGCGCGGTATGGGGCCGCATTTCTTAGATAGCCAGGGTGTAGCTTGGACTGCCGCCTATATCAATGAAGGAGGCGACGTTGTACGCGACCTTCGCGCTAACATCGGTGCAGAAGCCGGTGCGCGTCAAACTTACGAAGAGTTGATTAAACTCGCACCCGATGGCGGTAGCAAAAATGCGTTAGTGCATTTGTTAACCCGCGAAATTTCCCATACCAAAATGTTCATGAAGGCACTGGAATCGCTGGGTAAGTTAACAGATCCTATGTTTGGCAATATCCCGCCTGACAATACCGTCGATCTTTACTTCAATTTGTCTCAAAATGGCAAGGATGAGCGCGGCCCTTGGAATAGCGAACCGCATTTCAGGTATGTTGCCGATCCGATGAAGCAGAAGGTCTAA
- the dpsA gene encoding DNA starvation/stress protection protein DpsA — MTQAVGLLRSADRVYDNPVLLEQSVTTPICEGFNIAFASFQALYLQYQKHHLVVEGSEFYQLHEFFEKSYGEVEGHAHEIGERLNGLGGIPVVSFTKLAELCCFTPEPDGVFSCRQMVQHDLEAEQAIIKHIRSQASQAESLGDRATRYLYEKILYETEDRAFHLAHFLAHDSLTLGFVKPLNGN; from the coding sequence ATGACTCAAGCTGTAGGTTTGCTACGGTCTGCCGATCGAGTGTACGACAATCCAGTTTTGCTGGAGCAATCTGTTACTACACCTATCTGCGAAGGGTTCAACATCGCGTTTGCAAGTTTCCAGGCGCTGTATCTGCAATACCAGAAACATCATTTAGTCGTTGAAGGTTCCGAATTCTATCAGCTGCACGAATTCTTTGAGAAAAGCTACGGAGAGGTAGAAGGACACGCCCATGAAATTGGCGAACGTCTGAATGGTTTGGGTGGCATTCCTGTAGTCAGCTTTACCAAACTCGCCGAATTGTGCTGCTTCACCCCGGAACCGGATGGTGTTTTTAGTTGCAGACAGATGGTGCAACACGATCTGGAAGCAGAACAAGCCATTATCAAGCATATTCGCAGCCAAGCGTCACAGGCGGAAAGTTTGGGCGATCGCGCCACTCGCTATCTCTACGAAAAAATTCTCTACGAAACCGAAGACAGAGCATTTCATCTCGCTCACTTCCTCGCCCACGATAGCCTTACTCTGGGATTTGTCAAGCCTCTGAACGGCAACTAA
- a CDS encoding serine/threonine-protein kinase, protein MSYCLTPGCQNPQAPDNAQFCLSCGSPLLLKQQYRPLKPIGKGGFGRTFLAVDENHPSKQRCVIKQLYLEGNQNTLVIKKATQLFHQEAARLNELGKHPQIPALLGHFEQQKRLYLVQEFIDGQTLQQESQQKGVFNETQIWELLRDLLPVLKYVHDRNILHRDIKPANIMRCRKDGKLILIDFGVAKVITDTALYRTGTAVGTPEYVAAEQMKGKALPASDLYSLGVSCIYLLTGVPPLDMFDAVENRWVWRDFLPQGTQVSDRLGRILDRLVKSTVSQRYKSVAEVMQAIEATPKTPRQPQQAAPPPSVNFFTKLFRPQIGQIQRGNLISEAGVDYSRLQYLLAAGKWEQADKETWTVMCHILRKSPSNYLQTGDIEKLPCEDLEIIDRLWVKFSKGHFGWSVQKQIFELVEEDYAQFCDRIGWPSHDARSPYLKFSLSAPLGHLPSRSWIGGYQWWRHAAIMASKLDRCQIA, encoded by the coding sequence ATGAGTTACTGTCTCACCCCTGGATGCCAAAATCCCCAAGCCCCAGATAACGCTCAATTTTGCTTGAGCTGCGGTTCCCCATTGTTGCTCAAACAGCAGTATCGACCGCTCAAACCTATTGGTAAGGGCGGATTTGGCAGAACTTTTTTAGCTGTGGATGAAAATCATCCCTCTAAGCAGCGTTGCGTAATTAAGCAACTCTATCTTGAGGGGAATCAAAATACTTTGGTGATAAAAAAAGCGACACAATTATTTCACCAAGAGGCGGCGCGTTTAAACGAATTGGGCAAACATCCACAAATTCCGGCGCTGCTTGGCCACTTTGAGCAGCAAAAGCGGCTTTATTTAGTACAGGAGTTCATAGACGGACAGACATTACAACAGGAGTCACAGCAAAAGGGAGTTTTTAACGAAACCCAGATTTGGGAATTACTGCGAGATTTGCTGCCAGTGCTGAAATATGTCCACGATCGCAATATACTGCACCGCGATATCAAACCGGCAAATATCATGCGATGTCGGAAAGATGGCAAACTCATACTGATCGATTTCGGTGTTGCCAAAGTGATTACCGATACTGCTTTATATCGTACTGGTACTGCGGTAGGAACTCCAGAATATGTAGCAGCCGAACAAATGAAGGGCAAAGCATTGCCTGCTAGCGATCTCTACAGTTTGGGTGTTAGCTGCATTTACTTGCTGACTGGTGTTCCGCCTTTGGATATGTTTGATGCAGTAGAAAATCGTTGGGTGTGGCGAGATTTTTTACCGCAGGGTACACAAGTAAGCGATCGCTTGGGTCGGATTCTCGATAGATTAGTCAAAAGTACGGTCAGCCAGCGCTACAAATCTGTTGCAGAAGTTATGCAGGCGATAGAAGCAACTCCAAAAACGCCTCGCCAACCGCAACAAGCCGCACCACCTCCCAGTGTTAACTTTTTTACCAAACTTTTCCGTCCTCAAATTGGACAGATACAGCGCGGCAACTTGATTTCCGAAGCGGGGGTTGACTACAGCAGGTTACAGTATTTACTCGCTGCCGGTAAATGGGAACAGGCAGATAAAGAAACTTGGACAGTAATGTGTCATATATTGAGAAAATCGCCCAGCAATTATCTACAAACAGGGGATATCGAAAAGTTACCTTGTGAGGATTTGGAGATAATTGACAGACTGTGGGTGAAGTTCAGCAAAGGGCACTTCGGTTGGAGTGTGCAAAAACAAATTTTCGAGCTGGTAGAGGAAGACTACGCTCAATTTTGCGATCGCATCGGTTGGCCAAGTCACGATGCTCGCAGCCCCTATTTAAAATTTAGTTTATCAGCGCCTTTGGGACACCTACCGTCGCGGAGTTGGATAGGCGGATATCAGTGGTGGCGTCACGCTGCCATCATGGCGTCCAAGCTAGACCGATGCCAAATTGCCTAA
- a CDS encoding DUF4359 domain-containing protein — MKSLNILKLAVSIALAGLGLSMVASNPSQSDYEEYAGGQLSSYLKTNVCTEAPKGFNNFLERECKKLVDTGRPKLKRIIAENTYRHNFVFFSIYRTDLAIHPLLPGYHVETLGAFQNFYIYQAEAQ; from the coding sequence ATGAAAAGCTTAAACATTCTCAAATTGGCGGTCAGTATAGCTTTAGCTGGACTGGGGTTATCGATGGTAGCCAGCAATCCCAGCCAGTCCGATTATGAAGAGTATGCTGGCGGGCAGCTGAGCAGCTACTTAAAAACTAACGTCTGTACCGAAGCTCCCAAAGGTTTCAATAACTTTTTAGAGCGCGAATGCAAAAAACTGGTTGATACCGGACGTCCCAAACTTAAGCGTATCATAGCAGAGAACACCTATAGGCATAATTTTGTCTTTTTCAGCATTTATAGGACAGATTTAGCTATACACCCGTTACTACCCGGTTATCACGTCGAAACATTAGGAGCATTTCAAAATTTCTACATCTATCAAGCCGAAGCCCAGTAA
- a CDS encoding hybrid sensor histidine kinase/response regulator: MNSDLTEPYAENILVVDDTRDNLRLLSAMLTEKGYVVRKALNGQMALTACQTVLPDLILLDVMMPGMDGYEVCQKLKANEKTRDIPVIFISALNDVLDKVKAFDVGSADYITKPFQEAEVLSRVGNQLKLRSLQIKLQEKNILLEKTLGELKNAEVQLVQNEKMVAMGQLVAGIAHEINNPINSIYGNITYIREYIKDLVSLLEAYQEESPKMTAKIQQIVDTIDLNFLLNDTHNIIGAMHRGAERIQHLVISLRNFSRLDEAEMKPVNIHEGIDNSLLMLQHRLRETETHPPIQVIKDYGNLPLVTCYASEINQVFMHILNNAIDALQQVTQYSLLTSGSQSNPLATSQYQLPTIRICTELIGSHTVRIRIADNGPGIPESVQSRLFDPFFTTKPPGSGTGLGLSISYQIVVQKHRGQLLCCSSPGQGAEFAIEIPVHQTE; the protein is encoded by the coding sequence ATGAACAGCGATCTAACAGAACCTTACGCAGAAAATATTCTCGTAGTTGACGATACACGAGATAACTTACGCCTTTTGTCAGCTATGCTAACCGAAAAAGGGTACGTAGTTCGCAAAGCTTTAAACGGTCAGATGGCTTTGACGGCGTGCCAAACTGTGTTACCAGATCTGATTTTACTCGATGTGATGATGCCTGGTATGGATGGCTATGAAGTTTGTCAAAAGCTGAAAGCAAATGAAAAAACTCGCGATATTCCTGTAATTTTTATTAGCGCTCTTAATGATGTATTGGACAAAGTAAAAGCTTTTGATGTTGGATCTGCCGACTATATTACCAAACCGTTTCAGGAGGCAGAAGTTTTGTCGCGTGTTGGCAATCAGCTTAAACTGCGATCGCTACAAATAAAACTTCAGGAAAAAAATATTTTACTCGAAAAAACTTTAGGTGAATTAAAAAATGCCGAAGTGCAACTTGTTCAAAATGAAAAAATGGTTGCAATGGGACAGTTGGTAGCAGGAATAGCTCATGAAATTAATAATCCAATCAATTCAATTTATGGCAATATCACTTACATTAGAGAATATATTAAAGATTTGGTTAGCTTGCTAGAAGCTTATCAAGAAGAATCCCCCAAAATGACGGCAAAAATTCAACAAATTGTTGACACTATAGACTTAAATTTTTTGCTTAACGATACGCATAACATTATCGGCGCAATGCACAGAGGTGCAGAACGCATTCAGCATCTGGTAATTTCCTTACGTAACTTTTCCAGGCTTGATGAAGCAGAAATGAAGCCAGTCAACATCCATGAGGGAATAGATAACTCTTTGCTAATGTTGCAGCATCGACTCCGCGAAACAGAAACACATCCGCCTATTCAAGTAATTAAAGATTATGGAAATTTACCTTTAGTTACTTGTTATGCAAGCGAGATAAACCAAGTTTTTATGCACATATTAAATAATGCGATCGACGCTTTACAACAAGTTACTCAATATTCGTTACTGACTAGCGGATCTCAATCTAACCCACTAGCCACCAGCCAGTATCAATTACCAACTATTCGCATTTGCACGGAATTGATAGGTTCCCATACCGTCAGAATTCGGATTGCAGACAATGGCCCAGGAATTCCGGAGTCGGTACAATCGCGTCTATTTGACCCATTTTTTACGACCAAGCCTCCCGGTAGCGGTACCGGACTGGGATTATCGATTAGTTACCAAATAGTCGTACAAAAACATAGAGGACAACTATTGTGTTGTTCCTCACCAGGACAGGGAGCAGAGTTTGCGATCGAAATCCCAGTACATCAAACCGAATAG
- a CDS encoding ABC transporter permease subunit — MDMSHARILVIATHVFREVIRDRVLYLLGLFAIVFFAAALLLPRVAAGTENKITLDLGLAGIALIGLVVVIFVGTGLVNKEIEKRTVLVLMAKPIGKAEFIIGKHLGLSAVLGVLLASLTVIYFLVIILNRIPSPFWSILVAIFYLFVELSLLSAVAILFGVFTSSLLATFLTLAVYLMGHLSPDIVKLGQISKNASIESLTRGIYLVLPDLTKFDFKNEAVYGIQLFPHAGVMLINLIYGLIYIALLLSISILIFSRRQF, encoded by the coding sequence ATTGATATGAGTCACGCCAGGATATTAGTAATAGCGACGCACGTATTTCGAGAAGTGATTCGCGATCGGGTTCTCTATTTACTCGGTTTATTCGCCATAGTGTTCTTTGCTGCTGCGTTGCTATTACCTCGAGTAGCAGCTGGTACCGAAAACAAAATTACCCTGGATCTCGGTTTGGCTGGCATTGCTTTAATTGGCTTAGTCGTGGTTATATTTGTTGGCACCGGACTGGTAAACAAAGAAATTGAAAAGCGGACAGTTCTAGTATTAATGGCTAAGCCGATCGGTAAAGCAGAATTCATTATTGGCAAACACTTAGGTTTGTCGGCAGTACTGGGAGTGCTGCTAGCTTCCCTGACTGTAATTTATTTTTTAGTTATTATACTCAACCGGATTCCTTCGCCGTTCTGGAGCATATTAGTTGCAATTTTTTATTTGTTTGTCGAACTTTCTTTACTAAGTGCTGTGGCAATTTTATTTGGGGTATTTACCAGTTCGCTACTAGCGACCTTCTTAACTTTAGCTGTGTATTTGATGGGACACCTTAGCCCAGATATAGTCAAGTTGGGTCAAATATCTAAAAATGCCAGCATAGAAAGTTTGACGCGAGGAATTTACCTCGTATTGCCAGACTTAACAAAATTTGATTTTAAAAATGAAGCGGTTTATGGTATTCAGCTATTCCCCCATGCGGGAGTGATGCTGATAAATCTTATCTATGGATTGATTTACATTGCGCTGCTGTTAAGCATTTCTATCCTCATTTTCTCTCGGCGTCAATTTTAA